In Mycolicibacterium mucogenicum DSM 44124, the following are encoded in one genomic region:
- a CDS encoding glucose 1-dehydrogenase, with product MGRVDGKVALITGGARGMGAAHARMLVAEGAKVVIGDILDEPGEALAAELGDAARYVHLDVTDADQWAAAVATATEQFGLLNVLVNNAGISALGKIGEFDMAKWQKCIDVNLTGTFLGMQAVVAPMREAGSGSIINISSIEGMRGATLLHAYVASKWAVRGLTKSAAIDLGKDNIRVNTVLPGFIRTPMTKYFPDDMMTAPLGRPGQSDEVATFVVFLASDESSFATGSEFVVDGGLTTDVPHKF from the coding sequence ATGGGACGCGTGGACGGAAAAGTTGCACTGATCACTGGCGGCGCACGGGGCATGGGTGCGGCGCACGCCCGGATGCTGGTCGCCGAGGGCGCCAAGGTCGTCATCGGCGACATCCTCGATGAGCCGGGCGAGGCGCTGGCCGCCGAACTCGGGGATGCCGCGCGCTACGTGCACCTCGACGTCACCGACGCCGACCAGTGGGCAGCCGCGGTCGCCACGGCCACCGAACAGTTCGGTCTGCTGAACGTTCTGGTCAACAACGCCGGCATCAGTGCCCTCGGAAAAATCGGCGAGTTCGACATGGCCAAGTGGCAGAAGTGCATCGACGTCAACCTGACCGGCACCTTCCTGGGTATGCAGGCCGTCGTCGCGCCGATGCGGGAGGCAGGCAGCGGCTCGATCATCAACATCTCGTCCATCGAGGGCATGCGCGGTGCGACACTTTTGCACGCGTACGTCGCATCCAAATGGGCGGTGCGCGGCCTCACCAAGTCGGCGGCCATCGACCTGGGCAAGGACAACATCCGGGTCAACACGGTGCTGCCGGGCTTCATCCGCACGCCGATGACGAAATATTTTCCCGACGACATGATGACGGCCCCTCTGGGGCGGCCCGGACAGTCCGATGAGGTAGCGACTTTCGTGGTATTCCTGGCCAGCGACGAATCGTCGTTTGCCACCGGCAGCGAGTTCGTCGTCGACGGCGGTCTGACGACCGACGTGCCGCATAAGTTCTGA
- a CDS encoding HAD family hydrolase, whose product MAAPNAGPITGPITAADGDAPGANSSNIGAFFDVDGTLVSGFIATVHAAHRFRQRQAAFGELTGILEATLRYKLGRMEFERLLVRAAGYLRGESLAEQEALGEQLFRSHVQARIFPTMREVVRAHQRSGHTVVLSSSALTMHVMPLARYLGVEHVICNHFTVDADGALTGDIVRPIVWGHRKAAAVEAFSQANQVDLQQSYFYADGDEDLPLMHVVGHPIPVNPRPGLAAEAERLGWTVVRAAAPPSDRSGWLRRLVRR is encoded by the coding sequence ATGGCTGCGCCGAACGCCGGACCGATCACCGGGCCGATCACTGCGGCCGACGGCGATGCCCCTGGCGCGAACAGCTCGAACATCGGCGCGTTCTTCGACGTCGACGGCACGCTGGTGTCCGGTTTCATCGCGACGGTGCATGCGGCCCACCGGTTCCGGCAACGGCAGGCGGCCTTCGGTGAACTCACCGGAATTCTCGAAGCGACGTTGCGATACAAGTTGGGCCGCATGGAGTTTGAGCGGTTGCTGGTGCGCGCCGCCGGTTACCTGCGCGGCGAGTCCCTCGCCGAACAGGAGGCACTCGGCGAGCAGCTGTTCCGCAGCCACGTACAGGCCAGGATTTTTCCGACGATGCGCGAGGTCGTGCGCGCGCACCAGCGGTCCGGCCACACCGTCGTGCTGAGTTCGTCGGCCCTGACCATGCACGTGATGCCGCTGGCCCGCTACCTCGGGGTCGAGCACGTCATCTGCAATCACTTCACCGTCGACGCCGACGGCGCCCTCACCGGTGACATCGTGCGGCCCATCGTCTGGGGCCACCGTAAGGCCGCCGCGGTCGAGGCGTTCAGCCAGGCCAATCAGGTTGACCTGCAACAAAGTTACTTCTACGCCGACGGCGACGAGGACCTGCCGCTGATGCACGTCGTGGGGCACCCGATTCCGGTGAATCCACGTCCCGGGCTGGCGGCCGAAGCGGAGCGACTCGGCTGGACGGTGGTCCGCGCGGCGGCCCCGCCCAGCGATCGGTCCGGCTGGCTCCGGCGGCTCGTGCGTCGCTGA
- a CDS encoding glycoside hydrolase family 2 protein, which translates to MSLVLLFACTGDLPRLLKPMSAAAEVELAQGWQLASAQGLVATGAQLSLDGFPAAGAGWHQVRHMPSTVLQALQDDGTYPDLYYGDNLLTKVPQDLYKQDWWYRTTFVAPAGHSTYRLNFPGINYRAEIWLNGHQIADNRQVAGMYVDHTLDVSKWVDRGRTNTLAVKVTPERALQDVDGVELADSWFDWINWNYLGYQGPGKNPANGNSFVADRNAGILKPVTLKMSGDVAITDATVNSQLPLPRTDSAQLSVRSGLTNYSDQRVNGVVRATITRAGKADIDIEKPVSLGPGESRDVTFSPGDYEALRVSHPDLWWPYTMGRPDLYDLRIQFLQYGQATDELKQRFGIRSIEQGRDGSEEFPQLGSGGNFYLKVNGRDFLARGATYTPDLLYRDDPDRDNAILRYVKDLGLNMIRMESKIPGARFIERADELGIPLMVGWMCCNQWEKWPQWGQEDHRVAQDSLRSQIMMLRSHASAFVWANASDGHPPADILEQYHEILRKLHWQNAVVDTVSSYTTDSSGNRLWDGIQMAGPYTWRPPAYWFDGDYAAARGASAEQGDNEHIPPFASLRKFIPPDKLWPINDMWYFHAGSNPGNEALASIRDAVVQRYGSSSGAEEFTRKAQLAHYEATRAQFESFAALGWADHKMTIYWMLNNHWPSFFGNIFDYYLRPGGAYYGAKKGLQPLSVTFDSYATGDHSTAKVSITNQSPENAVGLRVRTRVYDINGTLRDDRTSDPYDVASGAAAVALTLPRMVPDSRVFFVRCELVNPVGEVIADNDYWQSQQDDIGDPRKDVAFELHQTAWADMTPLNYMTKARLEVSAAGTVNGDGQQVVDITLRNPTKQVAFFERAELTTAPDADEILPIEYSDNYVTVYPGETAHVRGLVPKPGVNAGWVRVGGYNTPPVTVPVTGSRPPQDSAEAAARASVADPGLAEPDVRPAAPDAVPRVPRPGA; encoded by the coding sequence ATGTCTCTGGTGCTGCTGTTCGCGTGCACCGGTGATCTGCCGCGCCTGCTGAAGCCCATGAGCGCGGCCGCAGAGGTCGAGCTCGCACAGGGCTGGCAGCTGGCGTCCGCGCAGGGCCTGGTCGCCACCGGAGCGCAGCTCAGCCTCGACGGATTCCCCGCGGCGGGCGCCGGCTGGCACCAGGTGCGGCACATGCCGTCCACCGTGCTGCAAGCACTGCAGGACGACGGCACCTACCCGGACCTCTACTACGGCGACAACCTGCTGACCAAGGTGCCGCAGGACCTGTACAAGCAGGACTGGTGGTACCGCACGACGTTCGTCGCGCCGGCCGGGCACTCGACCTACCGGCTGAACTTTCCCGGCATCAACTACCGCGCCGAGATCTGGCTGAACGGGCATCAGATCGCCGACAACCGGCAGGTCGCGGGCATGTACGTCGACCACACGCTGGACGTGTCGAAGTGGGTCGACCGCGGCCGGACCAACACGCTCGCCGTCAAGGTCACCCCGGAGCGCGCGCTGCAGGACGTCGACGGTGTCGAGCTGGCCGACAGCTGGTTCGACTGGATCAACTGGAACTACCTCGGGTATCAGGGCCCCGGTAAGAACCCGGCCAACGGCAACTCGTTCGTGGCGGACCGCAACGCCGGCATCCTCAAGCCCGTCACCCTCAAGATGTCCGGCGACGTGGCGATCACCGACGCGACCGTGAACAGCCAGCTGCCGTTGCCGCGCACCGACAGCGCGCAGCTGAGCGTCCGGTCGGGTCTGACCAATTACTCCGACCAACGCGTCAACGGAGTCGTGCGGGCGACCATCACCCGCGCCGGCAAGGCGGACATCGACATCGAGAAGCCGGTGTCGCTCGGACCGGGGGAGAGCCGCGACGTCACGTTCAGCCCCGGCGACTACGAGGCGCTGCGGGTCTCGCACCCGGACCTGTGGTGGCCGTACACCATGGGCAGGCCCGACCTCTACGACCTCCGTATCCAGTTCCTGCAGTACGGCCAGGCCACCGACGAGTTGAAGCAGCGCTTCGGCATCCGGTCCATCGAGCAGGGCCGCGACGGCAGCGAGGAGTTCCCGCAGCTGGGTTCGGGCGGCAACTTCTACCTCAAGGTCAACGGCCGCGACTTCCTGGCGCGCGGCGCCACCTACACGCCTGACCTGCTGTACCGCGACGACCCCGACCGCGACAACGCGATCCTGCGCTACGTCAAGGATCTGGGTCTGAACATGATCCGGATGGAATCGAAGATTCCGGGTGCGCGCTTCATCGAACGGGCCGACGAACTGGGTATCCCACTCATGGTGGGCTGGATGTGCTGTAACCAGTGGGAGAAGTGGCCACAGTGGGGCCAGGAGGACCACCGGGTCGCGCAGGACAGCCTCCGCTCGCAGATCATGATGCTGCGATCGCACGCGTCGGCATTCGTCTGGGCCAACGCCAGCGACGGGCACCCGCCCGCCGACATCCTCGAGCAGTACCACGAGATTCTGCGAAAGCTGCACTGGCAGAACGCCGTTGTCGACACGGTGTCGTCGTACACGACCGATTCGTCGGGCAATCGTCTGTGGGACGGCATCCAGATGGCCGGTCCCTATACGTGGCGGCCCCCGGCGTACTGGTTCGACGGCGACTACGCCGCCGCGCGCGGCGCGTCGGCCGAACAGGGCGACAACGAACACATCCCGCCGTTCGCGAGCCTGCGCAAGTTCATCCCGCCGGACAAGCTCTGGCCCATCAACGACATGTGGTACTTCCACGCCGGCTCCAATCCGGGCAACGAGGCGTTGGCCAGCATCCGCGACGCCGTCGTGCAGCGTTACGGATCGTCCAGTGGCGCCGAGGAATTCACGCGCAAGGCCCAGCTCGCCCATTACGAGGCCACACGGGCCCAGTTCGAGTCGTTCGCCGCGCTGGGCTGGGCGGACCACAAGATGACGATCTACTGGATGCTCAACAACCACTGGCCGTCGTTCTTCGGCAACATCTTCGACTACTACCTGCGGCCGGGCGGTGCCTATTACGGGGCCAAGAAGGGCCTGCAGCCGCTGTCGGTGACGTTCGATTCGTACGCCACCGGCGACCACAGCACCGCCAAGGTCAGCATCACCAACCAGAGCCCGGAGAACGCGGTGGGCCTGCGCGTGCGCACACGGGTGTACGACATCAACGGGACCCTGCGCGACGACCGCACCAGCGACCCGTACGACGTCGCCTCCGGTGCCGCCGCGGTGGCGCTGACGCTGCCGCGGATGGTGCCGGATTCGCGGGTGTTCTTCGTCCGGTGCGAGCTGGTGAACCCGGTCGGCGAGGTCATCGCCGACAACGACTACTGGCAGTCGCAGCAGGACGACATCGGTGACCCCCGCAAGGACGTCGCCTTCGAGCTGCACCAGACCGCGTGGGCCGACATGACGCCGCTGAACTACATGACGAAGGCCCGCCTGGAGGTCAGCGCCGCCGGCACGGTGAACGGGGACGGCCAGCAGGTCGTCGACATCACGCTGCGCAACCCGACCAAGCAGGTCGCGTTCTTCGAGCGGGCCGAGCTGACCACCGCTCCCGACGCCGACGAAATCCTGCCCATCGAGTACAGCGACAACTACGTCACCGTGTACCCGGGGGAGACCGCGCACGTCCGGGGGCTGGTGCCGAAACCGGGCGTGAACGCGGGCTGGGTCCGGGTCGGCGGCTACAACACGCCGCCCGTGACGGTCCCGGTGACCGGCAGCCGTCCGCCGCAGGACTCGGCGGAGGCGGCCGCGCGGGCCTCGGTGGCCGACCCCGGTCTGGCCGAGCCCGACGTCCGGCCCGCGGCGCCCGACGCGGTACCGCGGGTCCCGAGACCGGGCGCATAG
- a CDS encoding competence/damage-inducible protein A, whose product MAMGVRAGIVVTGTEVLTGRVQDLNGPWLADRLLELGVELAHITICGDRPEDIEAQLNFLAAQGVDLIVTSGGLGPTADDMTVAVVSKFCGRELVLDEALEERIAEILRSFMGRFPGADFEAVRAANRKQALVPAGDGVEILDPVGTAPGVVVTRGGGAPTVIVLPGPPRELRPMWSRAIETATAQHAIAGRTVYRQETIRMFGLPESGLAETLREAETLVPGFAGLEITTCLRRGELEIVTRYEPDAADSYRQLAALLRERHPHDVFSEDGALVDDQVAQLLSGRTIATAESCTAGLLAARLADRPGSSAYLAGGVVSYSNEAKADLLGVDPALIAAHGAVSEPVAEAMAAGALQRFGADVAVGITGIAGPGGGSDEKPVGTVCFSVGLADGATHTRTIHLPGNRADIRERSTTVAMHMLRRVLSGQPVTV is encoded by the coding sequence ATCGCCATGGGCGTGCGTGCGGGCATCGTGGTGACCGGGACCGAAGTTCTCACCGGCCGGGTCCAGGACCTCAACGGGCCGTGGCTGGCCGACCGGCTGCTCGAACTCGGCGTCGAGCTGGCCCACATCACCATCTGCGGTGACCGGCCCGAGGACATCGAAGCGCAACTGAATTTCCTTGCCGCACAAGGTGTCGACCTGATCGTCACCAGTGGCGGGCTCGGGCCGACGGCCGACGACATGACCGTCGCCGTGGTGTCGAAGTTCTGTGGCCGCGAGCTGGTGCTGGACGAAGCGCTCGAGGAGCGCATCGCCGAGATCCTGCGGTCCTTCATGGGCCGGTTCCCGGGCGCCGATTTCGAGGCGGTGCGGGCGGCCAACCGTAAACAGGCACTGGTGCCGGCGGGTGACGGCGTCGAGATCCTCGACCCCGTCGGCACGGCACCGGGTGTCGTGGTCACCCGCGGCGGCGGCGCACCGACGGTGATCGTGCTCCCCGGACCGCCCCGCGAGCTACGGCCGATGTGGAGCCGCGCCATCGAGACGGCGACGGCACAACATGCGATCGCCGGCCGCACCGTCTACCGCCAGGAGACCATCCGGATGTTCGGGCTACCCGAGTCCGGGCTGGCCGAGACCCTGCGGGAGGCCGAGACCCTGGTGCCCGGCTTCGCGGGGCTGGAGATCACGACGTGTCTGCGTCGCGGCGAGTTGGAGATCGTCACCCGCTACGAACCCGATGCCGCCGACAGCTACCGGCAACTGGCCGCGTTGCTGCGTGAGCGTCATCCGCACGATGTCTTCTCCGAGGACGGCGCACTGGTCGATGATCAAGTGGCGCAACTCCTTTCGGGCCGCACCATCGCGACGGCCGAGTCGTGCACGGCGGGTCTGCTGGCGGCGCGCCTGGCCGACCGGCCCGGCTCCTCGGCCTACCTGGCCGGTGGCGTGGTGTCGTACTCGAACGAAGCCAAGGCCGACCTGCTCGGCGTCGATCCCGCGCTGATCGCGGCCCACGGTGCGGTATCCGAACCGGTGGCCGAGGCCATGGCGGCCGGCGCGCTGCAGCGGTTCGGCGCCGACGTCGCCGTGGGCATCACCGGCATCGCCGGACCCGGCGGCGGCAGCGACGAAAAGCCGGTCGGCACAGTATGTTTCAGTGTCGGGCTGGCCGACGGTGCGACCCACACGCGCACGATCCACCTGCCCGGCAACCGGGCCGACATCCGCGAGCGGTCGACGACCGTCGCCATGCACATGCTGCGCCGCGTCCTCAGCGGCCAGCCTGTGACGGTCTGA